One Glutamicibacter mishrai genomic window carries:
- a CDS encoding anthranilate synthase component I — MKTLGKISPSREHFRTMAADRRVIPVTITVLADSLTPIGLYRTLAQGRRGTFLMESAAPGGVWSRYSFIGVNSPATLSTRGGEAYWQGQAPEGLPTGGVGVEVLRDTVRALKTEPVPGMPTLTGGMVGFVGWECVRHWEKLPNPPADDLNLPELSMNLVADMAAHDSAEGTVTLIANAINFNGNDENVDEAYDDAVARLQRMLDQLAEPVQATASVLTGTDVPREKLMESVTHSWAENEYLDALAKSKTAIVDGEVFQIVVSRRFELETQADALDVYRVLRATNPSPYMYLFNFENEDGEAFEIVGSSPEALVTVNDSHVVTHPIAGSRPRGANYEDDQLFEKSLVNDEKERAEHLMLVDLSRNDLSRVCQAGTVEVTQFMEVERFSHIMHLVSNVVGKTRDDVDAYDVLAATFPAGTLSGAPKPRALQLLDEYEPYRRGIYGGVVGYLDFAGDMDMAIAIRSALLKGGRAYVQAGGGIVNDSKFADEALETVNKAAAPLRAVWAAQSMHAAHKINTELGEQK; from the coding sequence ATGAAAACTCTCGGCAAGATTTCCCCATCACGCGAGCACTTCCGCACCATGGCCGCTGATCGTCGGGTGATACCGGTGACGATCACCGTCCTCGCCGACTCGCTGACCCCGATTGGGCTCTACCGCACCCTGGCCCAAGGGCGCCGCGGCACCTTCTTGATGGAATCAGCGGCTCCGGGCGGCGTGTGGAGCCGGTACTCGTTTATCGGCGTGAACTCGCCGGCCACCCTGAGCACCCGTGGGGGAGAAGCCTACTGGCAGGGGCAGGCACCCGAAGGACTGCCAACCGGCGGCGTGGGCGTCGAAGTGCTGCGCGACACCGTGCGCGCTCTGAAGACCGAACCGGTGCCAGGCATGCCCACCCTGACCGGCGGCATGGTCGGGTTTGTCGGCTGGGAGTGCGTTCGCCATTGGGAGAAGCTGCCGAATCCTCCGGCGGATGACCTGAACCTGCCGGAACTGAGCATGAACCTGGTCGCCGATATGGCGGCGCATGATTCGGCCGAAGGCACGGTCACGCTGATCGCCAACGCCATCAACTTCAACGGCAACGACGAGAACGTTGACGAAGCCTACGACGATGCCGTGGCTCGTCTGCAGCGGATGCTCGATCAGCTGGCCGAACCGGTTCAAGCCACTGCCTCGGTGCTCACCGGCACCGATGTACCGCGCGAAAAGCTGATGGAATCGGTAACCCATTCGTGGGCGGAAAACGAGTACCTGGACGCGCTGGCCAAGTCGAAGACCGCGATCGTCGACGGCGAAGTGTTCCAGATCGTGGTGTCGCGACGCTTCGAGTTGGAAACCCAGGCCGACGCGCTGGATGTCTACCGCGTGCTGCGGGCCACCAACCCGAGCCCCTACATGTACCTTTTCAACTTCGAAAACGAAGATGGCGAGGCCTTCGAGATCGTCGGTTCCTCGCCTGAAGCCCTGGTGACGGTCAACGACTCTCATGTGGTCACCCACCCGATCGCCGGTTCGCGTCCGCGCGGCGCCAACTACGAGGACGATCAGCTCTTCGAGAAGTCGCTGGTGAACGATGAGAAGGAACGCGCCGAGCACCTGATGCTGGTCGATCTTTCGCGCAATGACCTGTCCCGGGTCTGCCAGGCAGGCACCGTGGAGGTCACCCAGTTCATGGAGGTCGAGCGCTTCAGCCACATCATGCACCTGGTATCCAACGTCGTGGGCAAGACCCGGGACGATGTGGACGCCTACGATGTGCTCGCCGCGACCTTCCCGGCCGGCACGCTCTCCGGTGCTCCCAAGCCCCGCGCCCTGCAGCTGCTCGATGAATACGAGCCGTACCGCCGGGGCATCTATGGTGGAGTAGTGGGCTACCTGGACTTCGCCGGCGACATGGATATGGCTATCGCCATCCGTTCAGCGCTCTTGAAGGGCGGCCGAGCCTATGTCCAGGCCGGCGGCGGAATCGTCAACGACTCGAAGTTTGCCGATGAGGCGCTGGAGACGGTGAACAAGGCCGCCGCCCCGCTGCGCGCCGTGTGGGCCGCCCAATCCATGCATGCAGCACACAAAATCAACACCGAACTAGGTGAACAGAAGTGA
- the hisI gene encoding phosphoribosyl-AMP cyclohydrolase — translation MSTSNDGSNPSPETPSLDPAIADRLKRDGNGLVAAIAQQYDTGKVLMLGWMDDEALRRTLSTGRVTFYSRSRQEYWRKGDTSGHFQFVKSVALDCDGDALLVQVDQVGAACHTGTESCFTDRQLPAVVGNRPE, via the coding sequence ATGTCTACTTCTAACGACGGCTCGAATCCGAGCCCCGAAACCCCAAGCCTCGATCCAGCGATTGCCGATCGGCTTAAGCGCGACGGAAACGGGCTTGTTGCCGCGATCGCACAGCAATATGACACGGGCAAGGTCCTGATGCTCGGCTGGATGGACGATGAAGCTCTGCGCCGCACCTTGAGCACGGGCCGCGTGACCTTCTACTCGCGCTCCCGGCAGGAATATTGGCGCAAGGGCGATACCTCCGGGCACTTCCAGTTCGTGAAGTCCGTCGCCCTGGATTGCGACGGCGATGCCCTGCTGGTGCAGGTGGACCAGGTGGGGGCGGCATGCCACACCGGTACCGAATCCTGTTTCACCGATCGGCAGCTGCCGGCTGTGGTCGGCAACCGCCCAGAATAG
- a CDS encoding TIGR03085 family metal-binding protein: MHLVQASRLALAETLLAAGPTADTLCDGWQTRHLAAHLVVRERSILAAGVVFKPLSKKLDAKVDELATAAQSPERYASLIRTFRSGPAKYSPFVIDKFDQAANLSEYFIHTEDVRRARAQWAPRVLDKEYTELLWQSLTRMSRVLFRKAPVGIILTRPDGQRHVAKKAPNAVSITGPVTELMLYGFGRIDQSLVLFEGGETALEIVKGFKPGF; this comes from the coding sequence ATGCACTTAGTTCAGGCTTCCAGACTCGCGTTGGCCGAGACCTTGCTTGCCGCAGGTCCTACCGCTGACACTCTTTGCGACGGGTGGCAAACCCGTCATCTTGCCGCGCACCTTGTGGTCCGCGAGCGATCGATCCTTGCTGCGGGCGTAGTTTTCAAACCGCTCTCCAAGAAACTCGATGCCAAGGTCGACGAGCTTGCTACTGCGGCGCAGTCCCCTGAACGTTATGCCTCGCTGATCCGCACCTTCCGCTCTGGTCCCGCCAAGTACTCGCCGTTTGTTATCGACAAGTTCGATCAGGCCGCTAACCTCTCGGAGTACTTCATCCATACCGAAGACGTCCGACGCGCCCGTGCGCAGTGGGCACCTCGCGTCCTGGACAAGGAATACACCGAGCTTTTGTGGCAGTCCCTGACTCGGATGTCCCGCGTCCTGTTCCGCAAGGCACCTGTCGGCATCATCCTCACCCGTCCTGATGGGCAGCGCCACGTGGCCAAGAAGGCACCTAACGCTGTTTCCATCACTGGACCTGTCACCGAATTGATGCTGTACGGTTTCGGACGCATCGACCAGAGCCTCGTGCTCTTTGAAGGTGGAGAGACCGCTCTGGAAATCGTCAAGGGTTTCAAGCCAGGGTTCTAG
- a CDS encoding DUF6318 family protein, with translation MGKSNLAMAILAVVLLAGCTMTSTDSPSSTQVASPSPSPTASKVAQSATPTPTKVYRPATEMGPAENVPLPAIPQSAKANTADGASAFAGYYFSLINYAVETNDAEPLKKYSLRKCEICGTALIDPAGRAQVTGKWQVGGKHEYKMIDAYKPSKDKATVSVRFKVDAAKFYITPKKVESSNPESRSQVAALTLVYDSGWKVYAINFEKTDQ, from the coding sequence ATGGGAAAATCCAATCTTGCGATGGCCATATTGGCAGTTGTGCTACTCGCGGGCTGCACCATGACAAGTACAGACTCGCCTTCGTCGACTCAAGTAGCTTCACCCTCGCCATCACCCACGGCTTCAAAAGTCGCTCAAAGCGCAACCCCCACTCCGACAAAGGTTTACAGACCTGCTACTGAAATGGGGCCCGCTGAGAATGTCCCATTACCTGCGATACCTCAATCTGCAAAAGCAAATACTGCAGATGGGGCTTCTGCTTTTGCCGGCTACTACTTTTCGCTCATTAACTACGCAGTTGAAACAAACGACGCTGAACCACTTAAGAAGTATTCGCTGCGTAAGTGCGAAATTTGTGGAACTGCACTCATCGATCCAGCCGGACGAGCTCAGGTAACCGGAAAATGGCAGGTCGGTGGCAAGCATGAATATAAGATGATTGACGCCTACAAACCCTCAAAGGACAAGGCAACAGTTTCGGTGCGCTTCAAGGTTGACGCAGCTAAGTTCTATATCACGCCCAAGAAGGTTGAATCGAGTAACCCAGAGTCCAGATCCCAAGTTGCCGCTCTTACCTTGGTTTATGACTCAGGTTGGAAGGTTTACGCGATCAATTTCGAAAAGACCGACCAATGA
- the hisF gene encoding imidazole glycerol phosphate synthase subunit HisF translates to MSVAIRVIPCLDVDAGRVVKGVNFEGLRDAGDPVELARRYNEAGADELTFLDVTASSSDRETTYEVVRQTAEEVFIPLTVGGGVRAVEDVDRLLRNGADKASINTAAVTRPEVINEITERFGSQVLVLSVDARRTADPSIASGYEVTTHGGRTGTGMCAVAWAKEAAERGVGEILLNSIDADGTKDGFDLEMIRAVRAAVSVPLIASGGAGKPEDFPPAIEAGADAVLAASIFHFGPTDMIAQVKQAIRDAGYPVR, encoded by the coding sequence ATGAGCGTTGCTATCCGCGTTATTCCTTGTCTTGATGTTGATGCTGGCCGAGTCGTCAAGGGCGTCAATTTCGAGGGCCTTCGTGATGCCGGCGATCCAGTTGAACTGGCTCGCCGTTATAACGAAGCTGGCGCCGACGAACTGACCTTCCTGGATGTCACCGCGTCCAGCTCGGATCGCGAAACCACCTACGAAGTAGTTCGCCAAACCGCCGAGGAAGTCTTCATTCCGCTGACTGTCGGTGGTGGCGTGCGAGCGGTAGAGGATGTTGACCGCCTGCTGCGCAACGGTGCTGACAAGGCCTCGATCAATACCGCTGCTGTGACTCGCCCTGAGGTGATCAACGAGATCACTGAGCGCTTCGGGTCCCAGGTGCTGGTGCTCTCGGTTGATGCACGACGCACTGCTGACCCTTCGATCGCATCCGGTTATGAAGTGACCACCCATGGTGGCCGAACCGGTACCGGAATGTGTGCTGTGGCCTGGGCGAAAGAAGCCGCAGAACGTGGTGTGGGTGAGATCCTGCTTAATTCCATTGATGCTGATGGCACCAAGGATGGATTCGACCTAGAAATGATCCGGGCTGTGCGCGCAGCAGTGTCGGTGCCTTTGATCGCATCCGGTGGCGCTGGCAAGCCTGAGGATTTCCCGCCTGCGATCGAAGCTGGCGCTGATGCGGTACTAGCTGCGTCGATCTTCCACTTCGGTCCAACGGACATGATCGCCCAGGTAAAGCAGGCGATCCGCGACGCTGGCTACCCAGTTCGCTAA
- the hisG gene encoding ATP phosphoribosyltransferase, producing MLRVALPNKGALSEIASTMFKEAGYLQRRDSRELVLVDEENQVEFFYLRPRDIAVYVGRGILDVGITGRDLYLDADVDDDVEEQLSLGIGKSAFRFAAPIGAFNDAKQLNGKRIATSYDVLLRHYLEKSGIDASIVRLDGAIESSVRLGVADAIADVVETGNTIKAAGMEIFGDPLLQSEAVLIGRVDHKPAGLDVLIRRLNGVLVARQYVLLDYDVRREQADEACALTPGLESPTVSDLANSDWVAVRAMVKKSQTNTIMDELYDVGARAILVSQIHACRI from the coding sequence ATGCTCCGCGTAGCCCTGCCCAACAAGGGTGCCCTTTCAGAAATCGCTTCCACCATGTTCAAGGAAGCCGGTTACCTCCAGCGCCGCGATTCGCGCGAACTGGTCCTCGTCGACGAAGAGAACCAGGTTGAATTCTTCTACCTGCGTCCCCGCGACATCGCCGTATATGTAGGCCGCGGCATCCTCGACGTGGGAATCACCGGTCGCGATCTCTACCTCGACGCAGACGTGGACGATGACGTCGAAGAACAGCTTTCCCTCGGCATCGGCAAGTCCGCATTCCGCTTCGCCGCCCCCATCGGTGCGTTCAACGACGCCAAGCAGCTCAACGGCAAGCGCATTGCCACCAGCTACGACGTGTTGCTGCGCCACTATCTGGAAAAGTCCGGCATCGATGCATCGATCGTCCGCCTTGACGGTGCTATCGAATCCTCGGTTCGCCTCGGCGTCGCCGACGCCATTGCCGACGTGGTCGAAACCGGAAACACCATCAAGGCTGCAGGCATGGAGATCTTCGGCGATCCGCTGCTGCAGTCGGAGGCCGTTTTGATCGGCCGCGTTGACCACAAGCCAGCTGGCCTGGATGTGCTGATTCGCCGCCTGAACGGTGTGCTTGTGGCCCGCCAGTACGTCTTGCTCGACTACGACGTGCGTCGCGAACAGGCTGACGAAGCCTGCGCACTTACCCCGGGCTTGGAGTCGCCAACCGTTTCGGATCTGGCCAACTCCGACTGGGTTGCAGTCCGTGCGATGGTGAAGAAGTCGCAGACCAACACCATCATGGATGAACTGTACGACGTAGGCGCCCGCGCCATCTTGGTGAGCCAAATCCACGCCTGCCGCATCTAG
- a CDS encoding phosphoribosyl-ATP diphosphatase → MKTFDELFSELSLKAQERPEGSRTVTELDSGVHGIGKKVVEEAAEVWMAAEYESDEAAAEEISQLLYHLQVLMIAKGMTLADVYKHL, encoded by the coding sequence GTGAAAACTTTTGACGAGCTCTTCAGCGAACTGTCGCTCAAGGCACAAGAACGCCCGGAAGGCTCTCGTACCGTCACCGAACTCGACTCTGGTGTCCATGGCATCGGCAAAAAAGTTGTCGAGGAAGCCGCCGAAGTTTGGATGGCTGCGGAGTACGAATCCGACGAGGCCGCAGCAGAGGAAATCTCCCAGCTGCTCTACCACCTTCAGGTTCTCATGATCGCCAAGGGCATGACCTTGGCCGACGTTTACAAGCATCTATAG
- the ribH gene encoding 6,7-dimethyl-8-ribityllumazine synthase: MSKHGAPTDVTDQLKSLAGTEKFAGLKVAILAASWHEVIMNGLIDGAQRAAKDAGLEDNTTLIRVPGTFELPVAAASLASDYDAIIALGVVIRGGTPHFDYVCLAATNGLTNVSVDTKTPVGFGVLTCDNEEQGLDRAGLENSSEDKGYEAYSAAVMTVAALA; encoded by the coding sequence ATGAGCAAGCACGGAGCCCCCACCGATGTCACCGACCAGCTGAAGTCACTGGCCGGCACCGAAAAATTCGCCGGACTGAAGGTAGCGATCCTTGCCGCCAGCTGGCACGAGGTCATCATGAACGGCCTGATCGACGGCGCTCAGCGTGCCGCCAAAGACGCAGGACTTGAGGACAACACCACCCTGATTCGGGTCCCGGGCACCTTCGAGCTGCCAGTTGCGGCCGCTTCGCTGGCCAGCGACTACGATGCGATCATCGCCCTGGGCGTGGTGATCCGCGGCGGCACCCCGCACTTCGACTACGTCTGCCTGGCGGCGACCAATGGCTTAACCAATGTGAGTGTCGACACCAAGACCCCTGTTGGTTTCGGCGTGCTCACCTGCGATAACGAAGAGCAGGGCTTGGACCGCGCTGGCTTGGAAAACTCCAGCGAAGACAAGGGATACGAGGCCTACTCGGCAGCGGTCATGACCGTCGCCGCCCTGGCCTAG
- the ribB gene encoding 3,4-dihydroxy-2-butanone-4-phosphate synthase yields MSSSTLDPIPAALAALAAGRAVVVVDDEDRENEGDIIFAAQHATSELMAFTIRYTSGVICVPLEAERADALGLGPMVGINQDAKGTAFTITCDAAEGITTGISAADRALTTRLLADPATVPAQLSRPGHIFPLRAAAGGVLERRGHTEAAVDLCRAAGLEPVGVIGEITKDDGEMMRLDDLRIFAAENDLPLISIDDLARWRRVNDEIELTDPIKLPTAFGDFTARAATAEGHEHMVLSHEGPDGSTPSNLVRIHSECLTGDIFGSYRCDCGEQLHASMAQIAAEGGHIIYIRGHEGRGIGLANKLRAYALQESGMDTLDANLHLGFPADAREYFAVAAILKAMGLQAIRLLSNNPDKQQQLTDAGITVDELVSLRITPREQNSAYLHTKQARFGHHLDLPDEPLTDTEANAYHGA; encoded by the coding sequence ATGAGCTCTTCCACGCTAGACCCGATCCCAGCGGCGCTGGCGGCATTGGCTGCAGGCCGTGCCGTCGTTGTCGTGGATGATGAGGACCGCGAAAATGAAGGCGACATCATCTTCGCCGCCCAGCATGCCACCAGCGAGCTGATGGCCTTCACCATCCGCTACACCTCAGGGGTCATTTGCGTTCCGCTAGAGGCCGAGCGCGCCGACGCCCTGGGCCTGGGCCCGATGGTCGGAATCAACCAGGACGCCAAGGGCACCGCTTTCACCATCACCTGCGACGCCGCCGAAGGCATCACCACCGGCATTTCCGCGGCCGATCGCGCGTTGACCACCCGGTTGCTGGCCGATCCAGCCACCGTGCCGGCGCAGCTTTCGCGTCCCGGTCATATCTTCCCGCTGCGTGCGGCCGCCGGGGGAGTGCTCGAACGGCGCGGCCACACCGAGGCCGCGGTAGATCTGTGCCGTGCGGCCGGCCTGGAACCGGTAGGTGTGATCGGCGAGATCACCAAGGATGACGGCGAAATGATGCGCCTGGATGACTTGCGGATCTTCGCCGCAGAGAACGACCTGCCGCTGATCTCCATTGACGATCTGGCACGCTGGCGCCGGGTCAACGACGAGATCGAACTGACCGATCCGATCAAATTGCCGACCGCTTTCGGCGACTTCACTGCCCGGGCTGCTACCGCCGAAGGCCACGAGCACATGGTTCTCAGCCACGAAGGGCCGGACGGCAGCACGCCATCAAATCTGGTGCGCATCCATTCCGAATGCCTGACCGGTGACATTTTCGGGTCCTACCGCTGCGACTGCGGCGAGCAGCTGCATGCTTCGATGGCGCAGATCGCCGCCGAGGGCGGCCACATCATCTACATTCGCGGCCACGAGGGCCGTGGCATCGGCCTGGCGAACAAGCTGCGCGCCTACGCCTTGCAGGAATCCGGAATGGACACCCTGGATGCCAACTTGCATCTGGGCTTCCCGGCCGACGCCCGCGAGTATTTTGCCGTGGCGGCGATCCTCAAGGCCATGGGGCTGCAGGCCATCCGCCTGCTGAGCAATAACCCTGACAAGCAGCAGCAGCTGACCGATGCCGGTATAACGGTCGACGAACTGGTTTCGCTGCGCATCACCCCGCGCGAACAGAACTCCGCCTACTTGCACACCAAGCAAGCACGCTTCGGCCACCACCTGGATCTCCCCGATGAGCCGCTGACCGATACCGAAGCCAACGCCTACCACGGCGCCTGA
- a CDS encoding riboflavin synthase yields the protein MFTGIVTGQGIIEGITTDPDQDLAVLTLSAPGHTENLGLGGSLAVNGVCLTATELEGEKLSVDVMGETLRRTTTGSLRAGDSVNLERCTQAGARLDGHVVQGHVDTVGEVLQRVDHGQWTTFRISLDDQYAPLTAEKGSIALDGISLTITGVSPASSTGAHWVEVGIIPITLAETTMGQRQVGDKINIEVDVLAKYVARLNEFGGARA from the coding sequence ATGTTCACCGGAATCGTCACCGGCCAGGGGATCATCGAGGGGATCACGACCGATCCCGATCAGGACCTGGCAGTACTCACCCTCAGCGCCCCAGGGCACACCGAGAACCTCGGTTTGGGCGGATCGCTGGCCGTTAACGGCGTCTGCCTGACCGCCACCGAGCTGGAGGGGGAGAAGCTCAGTGTTGATGTGATGGGAGAAACCCTGCGCCGCACCACTACCGGATCCCTGCGTGCCGGCGACAGCGTCAACCTTGAGCGCTGCACCCAGGCAGGCGCACGGCTCGACGGCCACGTCGTGCAGGGCCACGTGGATACCGTGGGTGAAGTCCTGCAGCGCGTCGACCACGGCCAGTGGACCACCTTCCGCATTTCCTTGGACGATCAGTACGCGCCGCTGACCGCGGAAAAGGGCTCGATCGCCCTTGACGGCATCTCGCTGACCATCACCGGCGTCTCGCCAGCCAGCTCCACCGGAGCGCACTGGGTGGAAGTGGGCATCATCCCGATCACCTTGGCCGAAACCACCATGGGCCAGCGCCAGGTCGGCGACAAGATCAACATCGAGGTCGACGTGCTGGCCAAGTACGTCGCCCGCCTGAACGAATTTGGCGGGGCCCGCGCATGA
- the ribD gene encoding bifunctional diaminohydroxyphosphoribosylaminopyrimidine deaminase/5-amino-6-(5-phosphoribosylamino)uracil reductase RibD: MVTTQELDAALSTALETAGRGHRGANPLVGACILDDEGNLIATGYHLGAGHPHAEVDALRRLGKIDPAAARKLTMVVTLEPCNHTGRTGPCAAAIANAGIGSVYYAVSDNTAASGGAEYLRGRGIRTTQFEDDAAARALNHRWFLSKEQARPFITVKLAQSLDARINAPDGTSQWITSAESRNHAHGLRGRVDGILIGTNTAVIDNPRLTARTRDGQLHSMQPYRLVMGQRELPGNLALAEGEDWEQIATHDVHAVIDRANELGLGHLLIEGGATVASAFIEADLADELYCYQAPLLIGAGSSSVNLPTTTLSQAHRYRLDTASNESLARLGDDIMLHLEPLPSA; this comes from the coding sequence ATGGTAACAACCCAGGAACTGGACGCCGCGCTGAGCACTGCGCTGGAAACCGCAGGCCGCGGGCATCGCGGAGCGAATCCTCTGGTCGGCGCCTGTATCCTGGACGACGAAGGCAACCTGATCGCCACCGGCTACCACCTGGGCGCCGGCCACCCGCACGCCGAGGTCGACGCCCTGCGCCGGCTGGGGAAAATCGATCCGGCAGCAGCAAGAAAGCTGACCATGGTCGTCACCCTGGAACCGTGCAACCACACCGGCCGCACCGGTCCATGCGCAGCGGCGATCGCCAACGCCGGGATCGGCTCTGTCTACTATGCGGTCAGCGATAATACGGCTGCCAGCGGGGGAGCAGAATACCTGCGCGGCCGCGGAATTCGGACCACCCAGTTTGAAGATGATGCCGCCGCTCGCGCGTTGAACCATCGGTGGTTCCTGTCCAAAGAGCAGGCGCGCCCCTTCATCACTGTGAAGCTGGCTCAGTCGCTGGATGCCCGCATCAACGCGCCGGATGGCACCAGCCAGTGGATCACCTCGGCGGAATCCCGCAACCATGCCCATGGCTTGCGAGGCCGAGTGGACGGGATCCTGATCGGCACCAATACCGCGGTGATCGACAATCCGCGGCTCACCGCCCGCACCAGGGACGGCCAGCTGCACAGCATGCAGCCGTACCGCCTCGTCATGGGACAGCGCGAATTGCCAGGGAATCTGGCGCTGGCCGAAGGCGAAGACTGGGAGCAGATCGCCACCCACGACGTGCACGCGGTCATCGATCGCGCCAACGAGCTGGGATTGGGCCATCTGCTGATCGAAGGCGGCGCCACCGTCGCCTCCGCATTCATCGAAGCCGATCTGGCCGATGAACTCTACTGCTACCAGGCGCCATTGCTCATCGGCGCCGGCAGTTCATCGGTCAATCTGCCCACGACCACCTTGAGCCAGGCACACCGCTACCGGCTGGATACCGCCAGCAACGAATCATTGGCCCGGCTCGGCGATGACATCATGCTGCATCTTGAACCACTGCCCAGCGCTTAA
- the pnuC gene encoding nicotinamide riboside transporter PnuC: MDFLRWLIEAFNSQIAIGSSALLVREVVGNIFGLASAVGGMRRKVWAWPVGIIGNLLLLTVFLGSLFDTGYTANLWGQAGRQIMFIAVSVFGWYRWKQAKNGTGHAVTPQWASNKARLALVAILMLGTIALTPLFRLLGSYEPVWADAWTFVGSMLATYGMAKGWVEFWLIWVAVDAVGVPLLFSAGYYASAFMYLFYGAFTLIGFFVWAKSKRDAKPRIETELPDPTISQQR; this comes from the coding sequence ATGGATTTCCTGCGGTGGCTCATTGAAGCTTTCAACTCACAAATCGCGATCGGCTCCTCGGCACTTCTAGTGCGCGAAGTCGTCGGCAACATCTTCGGCCTGGCCAGTGCCGTCGGCGGCATGCGCCGTAAAGTCTGGGCCTGGCCGGTAGGCATCATCGGCAACCTCCTGCTGCTTACGGTCTTCCTCGGCAGCCTCTTCGACACCGGCTACACGGCGAACCTCTGGGGCCAAGCCGGCCGCCAAATCATGTTCATCGCCGTCTCGGTCTTCGGATGGTATCGCTGGAAGCAGGCGAAAAACGGCACCGGGCATGCCGTCACCCCGCAGTGGGCATCGAACAAAGCTCGGCTGGCCCTTGTCGCCATCCTGATGCTCGGCACCATCGCGCTGACCCCGTTATTCCGCCTGCTCGGATCCTACGAGCCGGTGTGGGCCGACGCGTGGACCTTCGTTGGCTCGATGCTGGCCACCTACGGCATGGCCAAGGGCTGGGTCGAATTCTGGCTCATCTGGGTCGCCGTCGACGCGGTAGGCGTCCCGCTGCTCTTCTCCGCCGGCTACTACGCCAGCGCCTTCATGTACCTGTTCTACGGTGCCTTCACGCTGATCGGGTTCTTCGTCTGGGCCAAGTCCAAACGCGACGCCAAACCCCGGATCGAAACCGAACTGCCCGATCCGACCATCTCGCAGCAGCGATAA
- the rpe gene encoding ribulose-phosphate 3-epimerase: MRNARINPSILSADFANLASELERIHTADAVHVDVMDNHFVPNLTLGLPVVDALQKVSKLPIDVHLMIENADRWAPEYAQLGVDSVTFHAEASAAPIRLARELRSAGVKAAMALRPATPIEPYLDMLGELDMVLLMTVEPGFGGQKFLDLVLPKIQRARAAIEGSGKPIALQVDGGISRDTILRAAEAGADVFVAGSAVYSAPEPSAEVDVLRNLALGGH; this comes from the coding sequence ATGCGCAACGCACGGATCAATCCTTCGATCCTGTCCGCCGACTTCGCAAACCTGGCCAGCGAGCTGGAGCGGATCCACACCGCCGACGCCGTGCACGTGGACGTCATGGACAACCACTTTGTCCCGAACCTGACGCTCGGCCTGCCCGTGGTGGATGCCCTGCAGAAGGTCAGCAAGCTGCCGATCGACGTGCACCTGATGATCGAGAATGCCGATCGCTGGGCCCCGGAGTACGCCCAGCTTGGCGTGGACTCGGTGACCTTCCACGCAGAAGCTTCCGCGGCGCCGATTCGCCTGGCTCGTGAATTGCGCTCCGCCGGTGTCAAGGCCGCCATGGCCCTTCGCCCGGCCACCCCGATCGAGCCCTACCTGGATATGCTCGGCGAACTGGACATGGTCCTGCTGATGACCGTCGAGCCGGGCTTCGGCGGCCAGAAGTTCCTGGATCTGGTGCTGCCGAAGATCCAGCGGGCCCGCGCAGCGATCGAAGGCAGCGGCAAGCCCATCGCATTGCAGGTCGACGGCGGCATTTCGCGTGACACGATTCTGCGGGCAGCTGAAGCCGGAGCAGACGTATTCGTAGCCGGATCCGCGGTATATTCGGCTCCTGAGCCCTCGGCCGAGGTGGATGTATTACGCAATCTTGCATTGGGTGGTCACTAA